The following are encoded together in the Pedobacter sp. D749 genome:
- a CDS encoding glycoside hydrolase family 3 N-terminal domain-containing protein, whose product MKKITTTLTLGVLACFAVNAQQKDGFTLVENNNGATLGYSSASGLKILTIGGKKFKDLNKNGKLDRYEDWRLSADERAKDLASKMSVEQIAGLMLYSRHQAMPAGISGYNAGTYNGKVFPESKASASDLTDQQKQFFKDDNLRHVLITSVQTPEVAAIWNNNAQAFVEGIGLGIPANNSTDPRNTALVTSEFNAGAGGKISLWPDGLGMAATFDPKIVQQFGQIAAKEYRALGIATALSPQIDLGSEPRWYRIAMTFGESPLLTTDMARAYIDGFQTSYGKHEIKDGWGYKSVNAMVKHWPSGGAEEGGRDGHWAYGKFAVYPGNNLQQHIDPFVNGAFKLNGKTGKASAVMPYYTITFDQDKKYNENVANSYSKYIITDLLRDKYGYDGVVCTDWLVTGDEGKTPNLFAGKPWGAEALSIAERHYKVLMAGVDQFGGNNDKKPVLEAYKMGVKEYGEKFMRARFERSAVRLLKNIFRVGLFENPYLNVAETNATVGKAEFMKAGYDAQLKSVILLKNKANILPLKEKKTVYIPKIYSAPTKDWWGVYTPARLDYPVNLALVKKYYIVTDNPDQADFALVFVTSPQSAEGGYDINDRNNGSNGYVPISLQYGTYTAEYARAKSIAAGDQVIDPTIKDRNYKGKTVTAANTMDLRTILDTKEMMKGKPVIVSVTASKPMVFNEFEKAVNGIVLNFGVSTQAVLDIISGSTEPSGLLPVQMPADMKTVEEQKEDVPFDLVPHQDTEGNRYDFGYGLNWKGVIKDARTAQYKVVKP is encoded by the coding sequence ATGAAAAAAATTACAACAACATTAACCCTGGGTGTTTTAGCCTGTTTTGCGGTAAATGCACAGCAAAAGGATGGTTTTACGCTGGTAGAAAATAACAATGGTGCAACACTCGGTTATTCGTCAGCCTCAGGCCTTAAAATTTTAACTATTGGGGGTAAAAAATTTAAGGATTTAAATAAAAACGGTAAGCTGGACAGGTATGAAGACTGGCGTTTATCTGCCGATGAGCGGGCTAAGGACCTGGCCTCAAAAATGTCGGTTGAGCAGATTGCAGGTTTAATGTTATACAGCCGTCATCAGGCCATGCCAGCAGGGATTTCGGGTTATAATGCAGGCACCTATAATGGCAAGGTTTTTCCGGAAAGTAAGGCCAGCGCCTCTGATCTAACCGATCAGCAGAAACAGTTTTTTAAGGATGATAACCTTCGTCATGTTTTAATCACCAGTGTGCAAACGCCGGAAGTGGCTGCCATTTGGAACAACAATGCACAGGCCTTTGTAGAAGGAATCGGCCTGGGGATCCCCGCGAACAACAGTACCGATCCACGAAATACCGCTTTAGTTACCAGCGAATTTAATGCAGGTGCCGGAGGCAAAATTTCTTTATGGCCCGATGGTTTGGGCATGGCGGCTACCTTCGATCCAAAAATTGTGCAACAGTTTGGCCAGATTGCCGCAAAAGAATACCGCGCCCTGGGCATTGCCACGGCTTTATCTCCTCAGATAGATTTAGGTAGTGAACCCCGCTGGTATCGCATTGCCATGACCTTTGGCGAAAGCCCTTTATTAACTACTGATATGGCAAGGGCTTACATTGATGGTTTTCAAACTTCTTATGGTAAGCATGAAATTAAAGATGGCTGGGGCTACAAAAGTGTAAATGCGATGGTTAAACATTGGCCGAGTGGTGGGGCAGAAGAAGGTGGCAGAGACGGGCATTGGGCTTATGGGAAATTCGCCGTTTATCCAGGTAATAACCTGCAGCAGCATATTGATCCTTTTGTAAATGGTGCATTTAAATTAAATGGAAAAACAGGTAAGGCCTCTGCCGTAATGCCCTATTATACCATCACTTTCGATCAGGATAAAAAGTACAACGAAAACGTAGCCAATAGTTACAGCAAATATATCATAACCGATCTGCTGCGTGATAAATATGGTTATGATGGTGTCGTGTGCACCGATTGGCTGGTTACCGGAGATGAGGGTAAAACGCCAAACCTATTTGCAGGAAAGCCCTGGGGAGCTGAAGCATTAAGTATTGCAGAAAGACATTACAAGGTGTTAATGGCAGGCGTTGACCAGTTTGGTGGTAACAACGATAAAAAACCGGTTCTGGAAGCCTATAAAATGGGTGTTAAAGAATATGGCGAGAAATTTATGCGGGCACGTTTTGAGCGATCGGCAGTGCGTTTACTGAAAAACATTTTCCGTGTAGGGCTTTTCGAAAATCCTTATTTAAATGTAGCCGAAACTAATGCCACTGTGGGTAAGGCCGAGTTTATGAAAGCTGGATATGATGCGCAGCTTAAATCAGTAATACTCTTAAAAAACAAGGCAAACATTTTGCCGCTCAAAGAAAAGAAAACCGTTTATATCCCTAAAATTTATTCAGCTCCTACCAAAGATTGGTGGGGAGTTTACACACCTGCCAGGTTAGATTATCCTGTAAATTTAGCGTTGGTTAAAAAATATTATATCGTAACAGATAATCCCGATCAGGCTGATTTTGCCCTGGTTTTTGTGACCAGTCCACAGAGTGCCGAAGGCGGTTATGACATTAACGACAGGAATAACGGCAGCAATGGTTATGTGCCAATTTCATTACAATATGGCACTTACACCGCAGAATATGCAAGGGCAAAAAGTATTGCCGCTGGCGATCAGGTAATCGACCCAACCATTAAAGATCGCAATTACAAAGGCAAAACGGTTACCGCTGCCAATACTATGGATTTAAGGACCATTTTAGACACCAAAGAAATGATGAAAGGGAAACCAGTAATTGTTTCGGTTACAGCGTCAAAACCAATGGTCTTTAATGAATTCGAAAAGGCGGTAAATGGTATTGTACTAAATTTTGGTGTATCAACACAGGCTGTTCTGGATATTATTTCTGGCAGCACAGAGCCATCAGGCCTGCTTCCGGTACAGATGCCAGCGGATATGAAAACCGTTGAAGAGCAAAAAGAAGATGTGCCGTTCGATCTGGTTCCGCATCAGGATACCGAAGGTAACCGTTACGATTTTGGCTACGGCTTAAACTGGAAAGGTGTAATTAAAGATGCCAGAACAGCACAGTATAAAGTTGTAAAACCATGA
- a CDS encoding NUDIX domain-containing protein, with protein sequence MIIQEIQDASAEMWRKSLPHISIDSVVFGFHDNSLKVLLLKMKNEDNWILPGGYVNKDESIDDAAKRILFERSGADKIFLNNFGVFGDLNRSEGYFESYPDDLWHKQRFITIGYYALVDYTQVTPVADNFSDKCEWIPVDKLPNMVMDHAVILQKALSTLREHISYKPIGYNLLPKTFTMPELQSLYETILGQKLNRGNFYRKMMRYNILIKLDEPRKGGAHKAPNLYRFDEQNYEIAINEFRF encoded by the coding sequence ATGATTATTCAAGAAATACAAGATGCGAGTGCCGAAATGTGGCGTAAATCCCTGCCCCATATTTCAATTGATAGTGTGGTGTTTGGCTTTCACGATAACAGCTTAAAAGTATTGTTGCTGAAAATGAAAAACGAAGACAACTGGATCCTGCCGGGAGGCTATGTGAACAAAGATGAATCTATTGATGATGCAGCAAAGCGGATCTTGTTCGAGCGCAGCGGAGCGGATAAAATCTTTCTGAATAATTTTGGTGTGTTTGGCGATCTTAACCGCTCTGAAGGCTATTTTGAAAGCTATCCAGATGATCTATGGCACAAGCAACGTTTTATCACCATTGGCTATTACGCCCTGGTGGATTATACACAGGTAACTCCTGTTGCAGATAATTTTTCTGACAAATGTGAGTGGATCCCGGTTGATAAGCTACCTAATATGGTGATGGATCATGCAGTAATCTTACAAAAAGCATTAAGTACGTTAAGGGAACACATCAGCTACAAACCTATCGGCTATAACCTGCTTCCCAAAACCTTTACCATGCCAGAGCTACAATCATTATATGAAACCATACTGGGACAAAAGTTGAACCGGGGAAACTTCTACAGAAAAATGATGCGTTACAATATCCTGATCAAACTTGACGAACCCAGAAAAGGTGGAGCACATAAGGCCCCTAACCTATATAGGTTTGATGAGCAAAATTATGAGATAGCAATAAACGAATTTAGGTTTTAG